CAATCATGTCTACTTGCCGACACAACGTTTAACGGTTCCAACTCAAGTCTATACGCTCAATATTGTACCGGAAAATAGTATTGTTTCGTCGCTGTTTGGTAATAATCGAACTTGGCGCTCGGTAGTTGTCAGTGAAGAGTCGGATAGTAATAGTATTACATACCGCAATGCGAATATTGAAATACAATTAAGTCCAGTGATACAAATTTTGGCGATTAATTATAAAAACAATACGCAATATGAAGCTAAAAATTTGGCGCAACAAATCGAACAAAGTTATGCACAAGTCCGACAGTTTGAATATTGGACACAGGGACTGCGCTACAATTCGCAATCGAATCATTCAACCGCTGTATTCCAACGGTATTTGTCGGGGTATCCAGTATTTTCACCCTCCAATACGACACCCTATGCGAGTAGTCGTGTAACGTTTCGTAGTGGGAGTAGCGGTACGACTTCAATTACACGCTTGACGATGCCGACCCTCTTTTTGGAGTCACATATCCACGACCAAAGTCGCGATACCGAATTGATGAGCGCGAGCGAATTGTTGTATGAGTTAAATATGGCTGGTTTTGATATATCTGATTTCACGAATGTAGTGATTGGTTACGAATGGCAACCGGATATGGCGAATTTCCAAAAGGTGAATTTCGTGCCAAAATGGTTTTTAGAGAAAAATAATGTCTACTACTCACTGTCTCAAATACAAAATGGTGCGCTGAAAGCCGAACGGCAAACGGATTGGAAGACGCGCCAAGCGGTGAAAGAACAGGGGGATCGAGATGGACTTTAAACGAATTCAAATGATGCTCATTCTCTTTTTCTTAATATTTGATGTGTACTTAGGTGTTCGTATTTTTCAAGAGATTCAAGAGACAGTTGTGCGACAAAGTGATTATCAACAATCTAGTTTAGAACAACGTTTATCCGCGCGTGGGATTGTCTTGAACTCGCCATTAGACGAAACAGCGGTCGAAGGTGTCTTGGTGAAGACGGAAGATACGCAATATTTGCGCACGCACGCACAAGATTTATCGCAAGATGCTTTGGATATAACATTGGGAGACCATGGTAATTTGTCGGCAACGTTTAAAAAGCCTTTAGATTTAGAAGGGAAAGTCACTGAGCAAATGACAACATTGCCAACAGAAGTAGCAAAATTTATCCATAATAAATATTTAGTCAATGAACAATTATTTATTAAAGGTTCACAATATACACAATATTGGTATTTGCCAGCGACGCGAACGATTATTTTTTGGATGACAGCCATCGATAATATTCCGATTGTAGACGGCTCAGCAGAAATTCGTTTGCAGCTAGACGAAAATTATAATATTGCCTCGTATACGCAAACATACCAAACCGGTTTTGCGGTGTTGGATAAAGCTAAACCGCATCGCTTAATTAGTGCGCGTGATGCAGTGGATGTCCTTGATGCACGGATTCAAACCAATTTACCGTCAAATTCGACCATTATTCATATCACGCTAAGTTATACAAAATACAAAGAGTGGGATGAAATTAATATTTATCTGCCGGTATGGAATGTAGTTTATCAACGTTCTGATGGTCAAACAGGGTCCATGTTAGTCGATGCGATTAAAGGACAGGTAGTCGAACGGATGACACCACCCGCATCTTCTCCATAAGTGAAGTAGCTGTACTTGTTGAATGAAACAAGTACAGCTGTTTTTTTGTGCTGTGAGGCGAGTATGCCTGGAGATGGATAGGTATTTGTCAGTAAAGTGTTGTTGTAAGAGATTCATGCGTTGTTTACTAGAGTAGCTTTGAAGATTAGTAAATCTTTTAATAAATATTACGAACTGAGTGAGTGATATTAACAAGATGTGTCACTAGCTTAAAAAACATTAACGATATTTCAAATAATTCAGGCTGTCTAACGGTAGAAAGTAGATAAGGACGTGAATTGATAGCCATTATTAGCTGTAACAAAGACGAGTAATCGCACGCGTATTGTAAGGGGAATGTAACCGAAAAACATTGAACTGACACATTGAAGTGTTAAGATGTGTTAACAAAAGGTGAGATAAACCACTTAACAGCACTACGATGTTAAACAAACATAGTGCGACAAGGAGCGCTTTGAAATGAACCACTGGAGCAGAGTTCGAAGAAGCGCCAGGGCGCTTCAAGAGCTATGCGAAGTGGAGTCATTTCAGCGACTTGGAGCCGTAATCTAACATAGTGCGAGCGCGGGTGTTCTGACTTGAACCACTGGAGCAAAAAGCGAAGGAGTGCGTCAGCACTACAAACATTTTGTGAAGTGGACGTCAAGGCAACCCAAGCGAACCGAAGGAGGACAATATAATGAATAAAGTTACACAACGCAAACGAAAAGGTAGATGGATTACCGTATCTGCATCAGTGATTGCAGTCGCTTCGTTATTTGGGCACGAGTTAACCCAAGCCGCAGCGCAAGAAATTAATGATGCGTCATTGGAGAATGAAGCTAAGGACTATCAATCATTAGTTGCCGATACAGCTGAAAATACGTCCCAAGCGCCAGAAATGGCGGATAACATACAAGCAGATACCGCTTCAGCCGCTGAAGAATCAGATACGGTTGCAGAATGGGTGACGCCAGAACCAGACACTGCTGAAACGGTGGGTGAAGAATCGACAACGGAAATAACAGGAACAGAAGAAGCTGAAGCACCATCTCCAGAAATGCCAGAAGCGTCCGCAACAGATGCCTCAGTACCAGAATCATTAGAAGCCGAACCGGATGAATCAGCTAATGAAGAAGTGGCTGCGACAGACGAGCCAGCGACAACCGAAAATGAAGCAGAAATACAAAATGAGTCATTCACTCCGACTGCGGAGTCGGCAACAGCAGAAACAGCGGCTGCTACAACGCAAGCACCATCAACAAACGAAGAACCTGCTGAATCAGTTGTAACGCCCGCTGAAAATACGCAAGCAAAATCTTCGGAAGAAGTAAACACATCTGCCGTATCCGAAGCAAGCGCAGAACCGGCAGAAACAGCGGCTACTGAACCAGTATCGGATTTAACAGCTGCACCTGAGGAAGATACAGCATTTACCTCCGATACAACAGCAACGGAAGTAACGCCAGAAGTAACTGCTGAATCAACGGGGGAATCAGTCGCTGAAGAAACACCTATTGAGCCAGTAATCAACGCTGAGGCATCCGCTGAATCAACAGATGAAGCCATTACCGACGAGGTAGCACCAGCGAACTCAGAAGAGACAACTGCTGATGAATCCGGAGTTGCAACCCCAACTTCAGACGCAGAACAAGTTGACGCTCAACCAGAAGCCTACAAAGCGCCAGCAGTGGAGACGCAAACACCTGCTGATAGCAATGATGTAGAAGCGACACCACCACGTGAAGTGACCGAAGATTTAGCGTCATTCCCGATGGAAGATACTAGCGAAAATGTAGCGCCAATGAACGAAACAACGCAAACGACCGTTTCACCAGCACCTGCAGTGCGCCCATCCGTTAAACCGGCGCTTGTAACCCCAAAAGCGACCACCACAGCGCCTGTATTAGCGCCGAGCGCACCAAAATTAGTGGATGCGGATGTTGCAGCAGCCCAAAGTACGATGATTTCAGCGGATAACGATGACAAACGTCAACGCCAAGTGACCAATAACCAAGTGACCAATAACCAATCGACCACGCTGCGTAGACAAACCCATTCGACCACAACCACTGCACCAGCAGCAATTGCAAAACCGACAACAATGACAACCATTGCGCAACCGAATTATACTATTAACAAAGGTGATACACTATGGTCAATTGCACGCCGTCACAACATTACGCTATCACAATTACGTGAGTGGAATAATTTGAGTGGCGACCTTATTTTTGCTAATCGCCAATTGCATACCCGTAATCCGCGCATGACAACAACTGTTGCGTCGACAACTACAACACCGTCAGCGTCTGCAACAACACCATTGTCAAGTACAAGTACCACCCACAAAATTCAACGTGGTGATTATTTGACGGCTATCGCCAAACGTTATGGTGTGACAGAAAACCAATTGCGGACATGGAATAACTTGAGTGAAAATGCGCCATTAGCAATCGGTACAGCGCTTGTTGTACGTAGTCCATATACAGATACAACCACAACTACACGTGCGCAAGATACGCAAAAAACAGCCGCTGCAGATATCCAAGCAACAGATACCTCTGCTACGGCAGCTAGTGATGCCAATATTGAGTCGCTCATCAATTGGTTCAAAGAGCGTGAAGGTAAAACAACTTACTCTATGGAACACCGTAATGGCCCGACAAGTTACGACTGTTCAAGTGCAGTTTATAGTGCACTGATTGCGGCAGGATATTTACCAAAAGGCACAGCCTTAGGTAATACAGAGTCATTGTTTGGATTAGAAGGTTCATTATTAAAAGCGATTGATGCTAGCAGTGTCCAAGCTGGAGATATTTTCATCTCAGGACATCGTGGTGCATCTGCCGGTGCCAATGGGCATACCGGAGTCGCACTCAGCAATAAGGAAATTATCCACAGTAACTATGCCTCAAATGGTATTGCAACCACACCAATTAATGGTTGGACTGCCAGTGCCGGTACCCCGACACATTGGTTCCGTCTAGTTGCAACGAAAAAATAACCCTATCAGTAGACCACAGGTGCTTATGAACAAAGCACCTGTTTTTTCATCCGATAAAACAAGTGAAAAGCCCCATATAGTGTGATATGATAGAAACCGTAAAAATAAAAACCAAAGAAACACCATTGTGCGAGCGCGGGTGTTCTGACTTGAACCACTGGAGCAAAAAGCGAAGGAGTGCGTCAGCACTACAAGCATTTTGTGAAGTGGACGTCAAGTCAACCCAAGCGAGCCGTAATCAACATTGCGCGAGAGAGGACGTTCTGCCTCGAACCACTGGAGGAAGTCGGCGGCGTGCAAGTATCGCACAGAGCGGACTTCTGAAGTGGACGTCAAGTCAACCCAAGCGAGCCGTAATCCACATTGCGCGAGCGTGCTGCCATATATATTACAAAGGAGTGATAAGATGCGTTTACTAGCAATCGACACCTCGTCAAGTTGGCTGAGTGTAGCAGTAGCAGATGATACTACTGTCTTAGCCAGTGTGAATGAACAAACGAATTTACAACATGGAACCGTACTGATTCCACGAATTCAACAATTACTATCCCAACACCAAATACCGCTTGACTCCATCGACGGATTGGTTGTCGGAATGGGACCGGGCTCGTATACCGGGTTACGTATCGGTGTCACTGCCGCTAAAATGTGGGCTATCAGTAAGAAACTGCCGCTCTATGCCGTTTCTAGCTTAGCGATGATGGCAGCAAGCGTCACGCAACCAAATGAAAATGCAGCCATTATCCCATTGATGGATGCCAGACGATTATCGGCTTACATTGGTTATTATCACCGCAACCAAGATACTTTAGTAGCAGTAGAACCAGATTGCCACCAAGATTGGCAAACATGGGTAGCTGACCATCTTGATACTTTAGCACAATACCAAACAATATATTTAGTTGGCGAATTGATTGAATCATTTGTAGAAATATTATCTCACCAATTACCACAGGTTGATATAATCGTCCAAATGGCCTATCCACAAACGAATCGCGCCTTTAACTTGATGCAAGAGCCGGTATCAGATGTACACGTATTAGCACCTAATTATACACAAGTGACATTAGCTGAACGCGAATGGTCAGAGAAAAAGGAACAGTTAAGTGATGATGAAATGGTTCAAACAACAGTTCAATAAGTGGCGCCACTGGCTGATTCCAGCGCCGCCAACACTAGATAAAGCGCCATTTTTGATGGAAGAGCTAGCAATGGCACCTAGCGCATTAGCTGATGAAATGGTTATGCGCTTTGCGGCGGGGGAAGATATTCAGTCATTTGAACAACTGGAGACAGCCTGCTACGACGGTTATCTCGCCTGGCAGCACCATGATTTTGTACATGATTGGTTACATAATCCATATGCCGTCTATATCGTTGTTGAGCACCAACAACGCATCGTCGCACTCATCAGTGGTCGGATGCGACACCGTAACGCTCATATTAGCCATGTGATGGTACTGCCTGATTATCAAGGAAAAGGTTTAGGCAAACAAATGGTACAACAGTGGCAAGCGCTCGTCATCCAGCGAAATATCGAATGCGTGACACTAGAAGTGCGAGAAAGTAATCAAGCTGCCCAGCACCTCTATCAGTCATTAGGCTTTACAGTGATTGACCGGCGAGAAAATTACTATTTTAATAATCATGAGACCGCCCTTATTATGAGTTGGCGTAATCGACAAATGAAACAATTTGCATGAAGGATGTGACAAAATGGAGTATCAAGTCGTTCCGATAAAAGGTAGACAGCTGATATCGCCGCTAAAAGAACAACTGCTGGCTTTTAACCAGACATTTGGCTGGAGTGTGGAACAAAGCGAGGCGGATTTTGCAAATGAATACAGTGAATACTATTGCTTAGTAGATAAGGAAATGGTGCTTGGTTATGTTGGCTTGCATCATGTACTGGATGAAGCGTCTATCAATCATGTCTATATTCAACCGGATTATCGTCAACAAGGTTTAGCGCATGCTTTAATCAATTTTGTGTTGACACAATTAGCTTATCGACAAGTAAAACATCTTTTTTTAGAAGTTCGTGCTAATAATCAAGCGGCGATTCGTTTGTATGAAGCTAGTGGCTTTGAATTGTTAGGTCGCCGCAACAATTATTACCAGCATCCCGTTGAAGATGCCTTAATTTATCAAAAGAAAGTAGGATAACGGATGAGTGAAACATCACTAATATTAGCTTTTGAATCCAGTTGTGATGAGACCAGTGTTGCGGTCATCAAAGATGGTCAACAATTATTAAGTAATGTGGTCGCCTCACAAATTAAAAGCCATATGCGTTTTGGAGGCGTTGTTCCAGAAGTAGCAAGTCGTCATCATGTTGAACAAATTAGCCAAGTGTACGAGTTAGCCCTACAACAAGCAGGAGTGACGATGGACGAGATAGATGCGATTGCGGTCACACAAGGGCCTGGCTTAGTGGGTGCTTTACTCATTGGGATTACAGCAGCGAAAACATTAGCATTTGTGCATCAAAAACCATTGATTGCTGTCAATCATTTGGCGGGGCATATTTATGCGACACAATTGCAAGCACCATTATACTTTCCATTATTAGCTCTTATCGCTAGTGGCGGTCATACAGAACTGGTCTATATGCATGACCACATTGATTTTGAAGTGATTGGCGAAACACAAGACGATGCTGTCGGTGAAGCTTACGATAAAGTGGGACGGCTTTTGAATTTGCCATATCCAGCAGGAAAATACTTAGATAAAATGGCACAAGAGGGCACGGATACGTATCCAATTCCACGAGCGATGTTGCATGAAGATAATTATGATTTTAGTTTTAGTGGCATGAAAAGTGCGGTGATGAACTTAGTGCATAATGCCCATCAACGTGGAGAAACTATTGTGCCAGAGGATTTAGCAACCAGCTTCCAAACAGCTGTGATTGAAGTGTTAGTTGAAAAAACAGCGCGTGCCATCCAAGCCCACCCTGATGTAAAACAATTTGTTTTAGCAGGGGGTGTGGCAGCTAATAGCGGATTGCGTCAAGCGTTGAGTGAGCGCTTGAAAGATATTGAAGTATTGATACCACCACTCTCATTGTGTGGTGATAATGCTGCGATGATTGGTGCGGTTGCTCACCAACTATATTTGGCGAACCAATTTGCGCCGCTAGATTTTAATGCAGTGCCGGGACTGGATTTATAGTAAAATGAATACGGTGAAAGCCCTGAGAAATTTAAATTCTCAGGGTTTTTGTGTGCTGCACATCTTACACGTGTGAGTAGTAAAAAAATTACATTTACTTATTGACAAGGCGCCTTATTAATTGTATAGTTAGTTATGCAAGTAACTAACTGATTAAGTAGATAATTATAATGTATGGAGGTGAGCAAATGCAGTTTGATTTTCAAGGGAATGTTCCATTGTTTCAACAAGTCGCCGAACAAATTGAACATGCCATCTTAAATGGGAGTTTCCCAGAAGGTGAACAGATTCCATCGACAACTGAAGTCTCGACCAGTTATCAAATTAATCCAGCAACCGTCTTAAAGGGAATGAATTTATTGGTTGATAAGGGGATTTTAGAAAAACGGCGTGGATTAGGAACATTTGTCACGCAAGGCGCACAGGAAATATTACTACAAAAGCGTCAACAACAATTCGTTGAGTGCGAGTTGCCAACATTTATTAAAGAGGCGAAACGACTGGGAATTACCGCGCAGTCATTAGTGAAATTAATTGAAAAGGGGTATGAATGATGAGCTTGAAAATAGAAAAAGTTAATAAAAATTACTTTCGTCATGCAGCATTAATTGATGTTAAATGCGAATTTTTACCGGGGAAAATCTACGGACTACTTGGGCGTAATGGTGCTGGGAAAAGTACATTGCTGAATATTATCGCCCATCGTATCAATAAGACAAGTGGTGCGGTCACATTAGATGGTGAGTCTATCTATACCAATGAAGCCGCTAGAAAAGAAATCTTTTTGTCCAATGATGAGACATGGTTTGATAGCTGGATGCGTGTGACACAGTTGATGGAAGTTATCCAAAAATTTCATCCAGACTTTGATTATGAATTTGCGGAATCGTTATTTGAGGCATTTGAATTAAATCCTAAAAAACGGTTCAAATCATTATCAACAGGTTATCGGAGTATCGCTAAGCTAATTATCGCTTTATGTATGCCGTCGCAATATATCTTTTTAGATGAGCCGGTATTAGGACTAGATGCTCATCATCGTAAATTATTTAATAAAAAATTAATCGAATCCTATGAACGTAAGCCGCGTACCTTTGTCATTTCAACCCATATGATTGAAGAAGTTGCCTATTTACTTGAAGCGGTAGTTATCATTGACCGTGGAATGGTAAAACAACAAGCAGAATTGGAAGAAGTACTCAATGCCGGTTATGTCTTAACAGGGACAGCGACTCAAATCGATCCATTACTCAGCGAGTTGTCCGTACTCAATGTTGACGAATTAGGACAATTACGTTCCGTATCCG
The genomic region above belongs to Aerococcaceae bacterium zg-1292 and contains:
- a CDS encoding two-component system regulatory protein YycI; its protein translation is MDFKRIQMMLILFFLIFDVYLGVRIFQEIQETVVRQSDYQQSSLEQRLSARGIVLNSPLDETAVEGVLVKTEDTQYLRTHAQDLSQDALDITLGDHGNLSATFKKPLDLEGKVTEQMTTLPTEVAKFIHNKYLVNEQLFIKGSQYTQYWYLPATRTIIFWMTAIDNIPIVDGSAEIRLQLDENYNIASYTQTYQTGFAVLDKAKPHRLISARDAVDVLDARIQTNLPSNSTIIHITLSYTKYKEWDEINIYLPVWNVVYQRSDGQTGSMLVDAIKGQVVERMTPPASSP
- a CDS encoding LysM peptidoglycan-binding domain-containing protein; the encoded protein is MNKVTQRKRKGRWITVSASVIAVASLFGHELTQAAAQEINDASLENEAKDYQSLVADTAENTSQAPEMADNIQADTASAAEESDTVAEWVTPEPDTAETVGEESTTEITGTEEAEAPSPEMPEASATDASVPESLEAEPDESANEEVAATDEPATTENEAEIQNESFTPTAESATAETAAATTQAPSTNEEPAESVVTPAENTQAKSSEEVNTSAVSEASAEPAETAATEPVSDLTAAPEEDTAFTSDTTATEVTPEVTAESTGESVAEETPIEPVINAEASAESTDEAITDEVAPANSEETTADESGVATPTSDAEQVDAQPEAYKAPAVETQTPADSNDVEATPPREVTEDLASFPMEDTSENVAPMNETTQTTVSPAPAVRPSVKPALVTPKATTTAPVLAPSAPKLVDADVAAAQSTMISADNDDKRQRQVTNNQVTNNQSTTLRRQTHSTTTTAPAAIAKPTTMTTIAQPNYTINKGDTLWSIARRHNITLSQLREWNNLSGDLIFANRQLHTRNPRMTTTVASTTTTPSASATTPLSSTSTTHKIQRGDYLTAIAKRYGVTENQLRTWNNLSENAPLAIGTALVVRSPYTDTTTTTRAQDTQKTAAADIQATDTSATAASDANIESLINWFKEREGKTTYSMEHRNGPTSYDCSSAVYSALIAAGYLPKGTALGNTESLFGLEGSLLKAIDASSVQAGDIFISGHRGASAGANGHTGVALSNKEIIHSNYASNGIATTPINGWTASAGTPTHWFRLVATKK
- the tsaB gene encoding tRNA (adenosine(37)-N6)-threonylcarbamoyltransferase complex dimerization subunit type 1 TsaB, whose translation is MRLLAIDTSSSWLSVAVADDTTVLASVNEQTNLQHGTVLIPRIQQLLSQHQIPLDSIDGLVVGMGPGSYTGLRIGVTAAKMWAISKKLPLYAVSSLAMMAASVTQPNENAAIIPLMDARRLSAYIGYYHRNQDTLVAVEPDCHQDWQTWVADHLDTLAQYQTIYLVGELIESFVEILSHQLPQVDIIVQMAYPQTNRAFNLMQEPVSDVHVLAPNYTQVTLAEREWSEKKEQLSDDEMVQTTVQ
- the rimI gene encoding ribosomal protein S18-alanine N-acetyltransferase, yielding MMKWFKQQFNKWRHWLIPAPPTLDKAPFLMEELAMAPSALADEMVMRFAAGEDIQSFEQLETACYDGYLAWQHHDFVHDWLHNPYAVYIVVEHQQRIVALISGRMRHRNAHISHVMVLPDYQGKGLGKQMVQQWQALVIQRNIECVTLEVRESNQAAQHLYQSLGFTVIDRRENYYFNNHETALIMSWRNRQMKQFA
- the rimI gene encoding ribosomal protein S18-alanine N-acetyltransferase, which gives rise to MEYQVVPIKGRQLISPLKEQLLAFNQTFGWSVEQSEADFANEYSEYYCLVDKEMVLGYVGLHHVLDEASINHVYIQPDYRQQGLAHALINFVLTQLAYRQVKHLFLEVRANNQAAIRLYEASGFELLGRRNNYYQHPVEDALIYQKKVG
- the tsaD gene encoding tRNA (adenosine(37)-N6)-threonylcarbamoyltransferase complex transferase subunit TsaD, whose protein sequence is MSETSLILAFESSCDETSVAVIKDGQQLLSNVVASQIKSHMRFGGVVPEVASRHHVEQISQVYELALQQAGVTMDEIDAIAVTQGPGLVGALLIGITAAKTLAFVHQKPLIAVNHLAGHIYATQLQAPLYFPLLALIASGGHTELVYMHDHIDFEVIGETQDDAVGEAYDKVGRLLNLPYPAGKYLDKMAQEGTDTYPIPRAMLHEDNYDFSFSGMKSAVMNLVHNAHQRGETIVPEDLATSFQTAVIEVLVEKTARAIQAHPDVKQFVLAGGVAANSGLRQALSERLKDIEVLIPPLSLCGDNAAMIGAVAHQLYLANQFAPLDFNAVPGLDL
- a CDS encoding GntR family transcriptional regulator; the encoded protein is MQFDFQGNVPLFQQVAEQIEHAILNGSFPEGEQIPSTTEVSTSYQINPATVLKGMNLLVDKGILEKRRGLGTFVTQGAQEILLQKRQQQFVECELPTFIKEAKRLGITAQSLVKLIEKGYE
- a CDS encoding ABC transporter ATP-binding protein, with the protein product MMSLKIEKVNKNYFRHAALIDVKCEFLPGKIYGLLGRNGAGKSTLLNIIAHRINKTSGAVTLDGESIYTNEAARKEIFLSNDETWFDSWMRVTQLMEVIQKFHPDFDYEFAESLFEAFELNPKKRFKSLSTGYRSIAKLIIALCMPSQYIFLDEPVLGLDAHHRKLFNKKLIESYERKPRTFVISTHMIEEVAYLLEAVVIIDRGMVKQQAELEEVLNAGYVLTGTATQIDPLLSELSVLNVDELGQLRSVSVLGEVPETLPEGVEVHPLGLQDYFIHTTMN